The DNA segment AACGTCGATTTCGGGATCGGGATGAATCCCGAGTTCCTGCGAGAGGGGACGTCGATCGAGGATTTCTACGATCCGCCGTTCACCGTGGTCGGGAGCGAGGACCCACGGACCGTCGAGGCGGTGCAGGCGATCTACGCCGGCATCGACGCGCCGTTCCATGCCGTCGCGACCGGCGTGGCCGAGATGCTCAAGTACGCCTGCAACTGCTACCACGGGCTCAAGGTGTCGTTCGCCAACGAGATCGGGAACGTGGCCAAGGCGTTAGGCGTGGACAGTCACGAGGTGATGCGCCTGTTCTGCCTGGACACGAAGCTCAACGTGTCGCCGGCCTACCTCAAGCCGGGATTCGCGTTCGGCGGGTCGTGCCTGCCCAAGGACCTGCGCGGCCTGGCATACCGCGCTCGCACCCTCGACATCGAGACGCCGGTGCTGAGCGGGACGCTCGCCAGCAACCAGCTGCAAATCATGCGTGCCTTCGAATTGGTGGCGGCCACCGGGCGCAAGCGCGTCGGCGTGCTGGGCCTCGCCTTCAAGTCGGGGACCGATGACCTGCGCGAGTCGCCGATGGTCACCCTCATCGAGAAGCTGCTGGGGCGCGGCTTCGAGGTGACGATCTACGACAAGGAAGTGCGCAGCGCCAACATCATCGGTTCCAACCGC comes from the Gemmatimonadaceae bacterium genome and includes:
- a CDS encoding UDP-glucose/GDP-mannose dehydrogenase family protein, which encodes MTSRISVFGLGYVGCVSAACFAKEGHQVVGVDVNPSKVDMINNGIATIVEHGIGDLVAEMRASGRMRATVDVREAVLATDISLVCVGTPSKPNGALELGYVERVCEQIGAALKEKTTRHTIIIRSTVLPGSTHGVAIPALERYSGLKANVDFGIGMNPEFLREGTSIEDFYDPPFTVVGSEDPRTVEAVQAIYAGIDAPFHAVATGVAEMLKYACNCYHGLKVSFANEIGNVAKALGVDSHEVMRLFCLDTKLNVSPAYLKPGFAFGGSCLPKDLRGLAYRARTLDIETPVLSGTLASNQLQIMRAFELVAATGRKRVGVLGLAFKSGTDDLRESPMVTLIEKLLGRGFEVTIYDKEVRSANIIGSNRDYVEQEVPHIWELMRASVDEVLADADVIVIGNGSKEFKAIEPTLRPGQRVVDLVRVFGPKVSDGSSYEGICW